Below is a window of Aquarana catesbeiana isolate 2022-GZ linkage group LG11, ASM4218655v1, whole genome shotgun sequence DNA.
acaaaaacccggaagctgattggtttctatgcagagctgcaccagattttgcactccccagttttagtaaatctcccccattgcatcTCTTCTCACTAAGATGTATTTATTTCCAGTGCTCCTCGGCTCCATCTAGCGGTCATAATGTGGTATACTCCCTGTTTGTTCTAAATGAACCTGTCTTTACTGCTGTCCATAATATTTGaagaacatttgaccagaagagCACATTCGCTTTTGCCCCACTCTCACGGAACAAATGTACGAGTGATATCCCTGGATGAAAGCGGTATGGATGTTTTATAATACACCCCTTAAACTATTATTGTCAATAGGCAGGACATTTGTCGATCGGGCGAACGTCACATGACGTTCTCCTGGATTGTGTCTCGCGCGCGGCTGCGCTGCGGCGCAATCTGTCACCGATGACTGCTCAGTGTACCGGCTTGAccaatcacatgacaattgtaaaacaatggatggcttcctttcatgccatccattgtatacaattgtgttgctagctctgattggtcacagtgatcacatggtacaaacatggccaatcacagcccatctgtaccatgtgattagctgtggccagtcatagctaatcacaacaaaacactctgaatcagtttcattcagtaaaaatggttgcttataccaatgaaattcactggtataaacaatcataatatgtaaaaaaaaaaaaaaaaaaaatcctgatcacttccccagagtagtacagtgttactatggtaacactgtattactctggtcacagtgtgtaaaaaaaaaaaaaaaaaaaatacaaacaaaaaaatcattAATCATTAATCTACATCTATTATATGACGATTGGGGAGGTGGAATTGGTTGGATGTGATTGTGTAAATTGTCGAATTGCGGTCCTGGTTGTCCTGCTGATACATTGTTTCCTGTCTCTCAGTCTACTCCTTGGCCAAGCTGTACGGCGTGGAAGGCGAGCTGTCTGAGATCGCCCGGCAGGGTTCCGGCAGTGCCTGCAGGAGTATGTACGGAGGATTCGTCCAATGGCTAATGGGGGAGCGGGAAGACGGTAAAGACAGTCTGGCACAGCAGGTGGAGGTGGAGACTCACTGGCCAGAACTACGCATCCTCATCCTGGTGGTAAGAGCAGAGCAATCCCCCCCCCACAGCCTGTGATGGCGCCCCCCACCCCCTGCAGTATATAGACAAGACATTGTGGTTTATATATATTGAACGTTCGTTCGTGTTCCATGTTTCAGGCCAGCGCAGAGAAGAAACATGTTGGCAGCACGGCTGGGATGCAGACCAGTGTGGAGACCAGCCCGTTACTCAAGGTAGGATCCGCGGTCACAGGACAGGGCGGCCATATGTAATCCGTGCATCATTATCAGCATTACCAGACATGCATTGGTCCCTACAATACCTACATCTAGATGTTCAAATGGTGGAGAGGGGCGGTCTAGTGCTGCATAAACACCAATTGTCTGTTTCAGTTTCGGGCGGCATCAGTGGTGTCAGGAAGAATGGCCGAGATGATCGAGTCTATCAGGAAAAAAGATTTTGAAAGCTTCGGGCAGCTAACGATGAAGGACAGCAATCAGTTCCATGCCACGTGCCTGGATACCTTCCCCCCAATCTTCTACCTGAACCAGGTGTCACAGCAAATCATCAGCCTTGTCCACCGCTACAACACCCACTACGGACAGACCAAGGTACTGCAACCTCTACAGCACCCACTATAGGCAGACCAAGGTACTGCAATCTCTAGAGTGCCCACTATGAACAGATCAAGGCAATGCATTCTCTACATTGCCCACTATGGGCAGATCAAGGTACTGCAGTCTCTATATTACCCACTATGGGAAGACCAAGGTACTGCAATGTCTACATTGCCTACTAATGGGCAGATCAAGACCACTATAGCGACTACTATGGGCAGAGCTAGGTACTGCAATCTCTACAATGCCCACTATGAGCAGACTAAGGTACTGCAAACTGTACATTGCCCATTATAGGCAGACCAAAGTCCCACAAACTCTACAATGCCCACTATGAATAGACCAAAGTATTGCAATCTCTACAACATCTGCTAAGGACAGACCAAGGTACTGTAATCTCTACATTGCCTGCTATGGGAAGATCAAGATACTGCAATCTCTACAGTGACCACTATGGGCAGACCTAGGTACTGCAAATTCTACACTGCACACTGTGGGTGGATCAAGGTACTGCAAACTGTACATTGCCCACTATAGGAATATCAGGGTACCGCAAACTATATAATGCCCACTATAGGCAGAGCAAAGTAATGCAAACACCACAATGTCAGCTAAGGGCAGACCATGGTACTGCAATCTCTACATTGCCTACTATGGGAAGATAAAGATACTGCAATTTCTACAATGCACACTGTGGGCAGACCAAGGTACTGCAAACTGTACATTGCCCACTATAGGCAGACAAAGgtagcacaaactctacaatgccCACTATGAGTAGACCATGGTACTGCCTTGTTTACAACACCCACTATGGTCAACCAAGGTGCTGCAATCTCTACACTGCACACTATGGACATGCCAAGGTAATGTAATCTCTAAGATGCCCAATATGAGCAGACCAAGGAAACTGCAATCTCTACAACGCCCACTATGGGCAGATAAGGTACTGCAATCAATGTTTTGCCCACATATGGGCAGACCAAAGGTACTGCAAAGTACTGTCTCATTCTCATTTGCTCTCACTCTTTTGCTTGCTCTCACATGCTTACTCTCCTCCTTTCCTGCAGGTTGCGTACAGCTTTGATGCAGGTCCCAATGCCGTCATCTTCATGTTAGAACCAACTGTCAACGAGTTTGTGGAAGTCGTAAAGCGTTCCTTCCCTCCAGCCTCTAATGGAGACCTGTAAGTGTTGGGAgaattgttaatattttattattcctTCACATTATAACTGCCCCCCCCGCTATATGAGCTTCGGTGTGCATGAGTGATCATTCTTGGGTTGGCTTGATCTTTATCTAAAATGCTTAGAGTCTTCTTTTACTAATGCAATTCTTCTGGGGATTTTCTGCACCTAAATTCCTGTTTCTAAGGTCTTGTTGCTGCACTGGAGTCATCAGTGAAGCAAATGGTTATGTAGTTGAAGTGTTGCCTAGACTGACCAGGTGTCAGAGTAAATCATCGGCCTGGTCCACCGCTACAACGTCCATTATGGCAGACCAAGGTACTGCAATCTTTACATCGCCTATTATGAGCAGACCAAGGCACTGCAATCTCTACATTGCCCCCTATGGGCAGACCAAGGCACTGCAATCTCCACATTGCCCACTATGAGCAGACCAGGGTACTGCAGTCTCTACATTGCCCATTGTGGGCAGACCAAGGTACTGTGATCTCTAAAGCACCCTCTATAGGCAGACAAAGGTACTGCAATCTCTACATGGCCCACTATGAGCAGACCAAGGCACTGCAATGTCTACATTGCTCACTATGGGCAGACCAAGATACTGCAGTCTCTACATTGCCCACTATGGGCAGACCAAGGCACTGCAATTCTTCTGGGGATTTTATGCACCTAAATTCCTGTTTCAAAGCTAATGTTGCTGCACTGATGTAGTCATCAGTGAGGGGAATTGGCATGTGGTTGAAGTGTTGCCTTGACTGACCAGCTCTGTGTGGAAAGCTGTAAAAAGAATTTCCTCTTCATTTCATCATCCGTATTCAGCCTGCACTAGACCCCTGAGAGCCCTGGAGGATGATAGGATTTGTAGTTCCCAAAAGCAGAACTTGCAGCAGTAATGGAGGATTGTActgtgttaggctcgattcacactaatgcgttttttttatgcattttgcagagaTGCAGGGAAAACATGAGTTACTATGGAATATGTTCACATCAAtgaatttttgtgcctctgcatttttggaaagggtcggggagttttttcctgcaaaatgtgtgttttgcatgtaatagacttcaatggacccgcatccaaaatgcaagtaccgtgATTTTGACACGCtttgcgatttgtgttttttttgctgtacattcactgtatataactggttgctaaggagggggctgggaagccggccaccgcgtccttaacaaccgatgagtcatcagctgtcagcaggcttcccgctgaatgtaaaaaaaaaaaaaaaaaatttccggctAAAaataaaatcgtgaaaaaaaaaacaacagcaagggaggctctgcgcccccccacctcaaagcaccttgcccccatgttgatggggacaaggtcctcttcccaacaacccttgcccagtggttgtcggggtctgcgggcggggggcttttcggaatctggaagcccccttttccgcactatgtaaatgagtatggggtacattgtacctctacccattcaccaaaaaaagtagtgtagtgtgaacaAATACagtacagtttttgacaagtcttttattaaaaatatcatcatcttcttctccatcttctaccgcatcttcctcctccgggcttctccttctgcttcttccgctcttcttctttctcctgtcttctttgtccggtgttcttcttcctctgccgcagccgaccctcctccgatgctgcgcccgctgatctgtccgcgccgatgtcaagcatttgttaaagggggctttcagattccaataagccccccgcccacagaccccgacaaccaccaggcaagggttgtcggaaagaggcccttgtccctatgttgcggacatacggcctggtacggttcaggagggggcgctcgctcctcccctccctttcctgacctgccgggctccatgttcggataagggtctggtatggattttggggggggggaatcgtgaaaaaaaatagcgtgggctcccccccaggtccataccaggcccttgggtctagtatgaattcggaggggacccccctacgccaaaatttaaaaaataaataaataaagtggcgTGGGAGTCCTCCTCCGAATCCATATTAGACCCAGGTGCCTGGGATGGaccgggggggaccccacgctatttttttttttcacaatatttttttttttttttttttagccgccaattcaatatttttttttacattcagtggagaagcctgctgacagctgacaactcatcggttgttaaggatgcggcggccggcttcccggccccccctTAGcatccagctatatacagtgtaaaaaaaaaaatgcaaatcgcggtaaaaacgcatgTCCAAAAACGCGACAAgaaccgcaaaaagcactgcagaaacgctcaaaagcaacatgcatagatgtgaagccTTAGTCATTGATCAGTGCAGGAAGTTGGGGGTATGTGACATCCAATATTGCCAAACTTAAGTCAATAAAGATGAAAGTTTTCGAAACACATTGAATTCAGGCAAGATAGCTAACGTCTTTCGAAAGCTAACCTCTTAGCCAATACTGGGTGTCACTTAAACTTCAAACATTCTGCAAAATACAGATCTACTAAGCTAATGACCACATcctcattttttttattgctctcATTTGAAAAATTTCAGCAGAGCGTACGATTAAGGTGCTTATATTCTCTGCAGAACAGAAGCAGGTTAGAATCTTCAAATTGCTAAAATACTCTCCGCAGATGCAGTGTGGTACACAGGACACATTCTAAACATGGCTTCAGCTTTCTTTAGCACAGAAGCTCCAGCTGAACATGTTCCGCATATGAAGTTTCAATTGGAATAAAGGAGAGGATTTTTGAAGTGCATATAATATACTCCAGGCAGTGACGTTCCTAGAGCCGATGAGGATTTTATGATACACATAATGGCCCCAAAATGACTGTAACTTTGTTGCCAAAAATTAACAGCATCCAAATCCAATCCATGGCCTTTACCATAAAATAACAATGGCACTGATAAAGCTGGAAAATGGCACCACGGTGACCATGCTGGTCTATAAGGAGTCCCAGGGCACAAGGAAACATTTTCATACATTAGGCCACATATAGATCTGGCgatcatacatgtgtttttttgtcATCATACACAGTTTGCGTGGATTGAATTCACAGAAGCGTGAAATCTTCTCGCCTTTATCCGCATTCATTCCTGACATGCTTCGGAGAAGCGCTGTGATGGGGCCGCCAGTCTCACGGCTCCTACTCTGCTCACTATGTCAGGAATTCACAGTAGGAGATCCAGCTGGCCAGATCCATCCAGTTCTTCCAGTTCTGTGTCTCCAGTGGCGAGCCGTTATTTTATCGAGTAATCTGCTATGTTGTATCAGGTAGCATCTGCTATGGGTGCAGAGGGCTGGAACGCTCCCACTTCTCCATCCTCCAATAAAGTATCAAAACGTGATTCTCCATAAATGACATTTATTGGCTATCTATATGTGCTTTATACATGGTACAGATCCGGAAGATGTTGCCCACCAGGTAGAGATGTTTCCACTTACAGTGATATGCTGCCTCCCAGAGACGCCAGCAGTGAGATCTCCCCATCAGGATTCCCAAATGTACCCAAccactgtgggaggggcagagacacaaactactacaggaaatctcaccattgtgggaggggcagagacacaaactactacaggaaatctcaccattgtgggaggggcagagacacaaactactacagaaaatctcaccattgtgggaggggcagagacacaaactactataggaaatctcaccattgtgggaggggcagcgacacaatctactgcaggaaatctcaccattgtgggaggggcagagacacaatctactgcaggaaatctcaccattgtgggaggggcagagacacaatctactgcaggaaatctcaccattgtgggaggggcagagacacaatctactgcaggaaatctcaccattgtgggaggggcagagacacaatctactgcaggaaatctcaccattgtgggaggggcagagacacaatctactgcagaaaatctcaccattgtgggaggggcagagacacaaactaccgcaggaaatctcaccattgtgggaggggcagagaccaatctactgcaggaaatctcaccattgtgggaggggcagagaccaataaactgcaggaaatctcaccattgtgggaggggcagagaccaatctactgcaggaaatctcaccattgtgggaggggcagagaccaaTCTACTGCAGgcaatctcaccattgtgggaggggcagagacgcaatctactgcaggaaatctcaccattgtgggaggggcagagacacaaactaagcaggaaaatctcaccattgtgggaggggcagagacacaaactactataggaaatctcaccattgtgggaggggcagagacacaaactactgcaggaaatctcaccattgtgggaggggcagagacgcaatctactgcaggaaatctcaccattgtgggaggggaagAACCACTGACATATAATCTACCTTGGCTGATTATTGCCATTAAATTATGACACAATAGGCTTAAAATTAGTCACTTGCTGGGACTATTATCTTttagtattattgttattattattttatttttcataaacTATTATCTAGACTGCTGCTATTATCGATATATTGTTCTATCCTTGTATATTGTTTTTCCTTTTCTGTTTAAAATGAGCTAAAACTACGGGATAAGGATACTTTGTTTAAATGAAAGTATATAGTCATTTTTGGTCCAATGACATTTTACAAATGTCAATAACATTCCTAAAAACCATACTTATTCTTGCGTAACGTTTTGTGACGTGGGCCTATAGTGTGGGAAAAAAACAGTCCATTGTGTTTCTGTCATTAAATCTTTCATCTTTGATGTCATGTATTTAGGTTTATTAAAGGGTTACCAGTGAGCCCCGCCCCCTTGTCTCAGGAGCTGACCTCTGCCATCGAAGGTGACATGTGTCCAGGAGGAGTGCGTTATGTCATTGTTACGCGGGTAAGAATAGAGCGCAATTATTTGTGCAAATAAAAGTGAACATGTAGAAAACCACAAAATATTCTCTATATAAAGAAACTCGATTTCCTTTTGTTTCCTGAAATGTCTTTCCATGTGTGATTGAAGGGTCTCTGATACAGTTTAAAAATCAGATacaatgagggagatttactaaaattgaatctggggcagctgtgtatagtaaccaatcagctttcatgaTTGATTGTCaacgcttaaccacttgacctctggaagttttaccccccttcgtgaccaggccattttatgcgatagtacactgcgttactttaactggaaattgcgcggtcatacaatgctgtacccaaattaaatttatgaatttttttcacacaaatagagctttcttttggtgttctttttcagtttttttgcactataaacaaagactgacaattaacaaaaatatatatatatattttttactttctgctataaaacatatccaataaaaaattgaaaaaaacctaattttcttcattaatttaggccaatatgtattctgctacatactttccccgataagcgtatattgatagtttgcgcaaaagttatagcttctacaaactatgggatgtttttgtttatttttttattcgtaatggcggcgatcagcgacttatagcaggactgtgatattgcggtggacattctgacactaatacagtgatcagtgctaaaaatgtacactgtcactgtactaatgtcactgtcTGGAAatggttaaacatcaggggcgataaaagggttaactgtgtgcctagccagtgttttactatactgtgaggtgaggtgcttttactagtggaagagatggaatttattccctgctttgcagggacgcaaacttcatcccttccctcctgtcggaTCGGCGTTCTCTCTCTCTGCCTAATGATTGGCGGGTGCTGGAGGACATTGGGTACCATGCACCCGCCGATCGGCTTTGCAAGCGAGCCACCAGTGGTGCGCATACATGCCCCCTACCCGGAGGTGTCggatcacgtgtgtgtgtatatgtatgtacaatatgtatgtatgtgtatatatatatatatatatatgtgtatgtatgtatgtgtgtgtgtataatataatataattttgctCACAGGTGTCACcctatagcagtaaaactgctataggtagTGGAAGTGTATACTATTGATTCTTCAGTGTACCATTACTaccatttttaccttttttgtgtttttttttttgttttgtttttgtaaaaaaataacaaaatgtcaataaaaatctatttgatCAAAAACAAAACTGCCATAGGGTGGACctaaagtggttaattgaacaggctgaagttagaaactgattggttatcatgcacaatagcaccagattccgagtgctccagttttagtgaatctcccccaaaATGTCTGTATTATGTCTGTTCATTGGGGGGAAAAAATCATAAGTACATTTTACTTTTTATCCCATTTAAAATTCCTTTGTTCTGAATATATttcctgatccttttttttttttttttttctctttttggattTTGATTATATGATATTGTAGCCGGGACCAGGCCCAGTACAATCCCAGGACCCTTCGTTGGATCTATTAGGAGCAGACGGGCTGCCCAAACCTTCCACCTAGGAGGAAACCATGAAACCTTTTGAAAAGACGTTTTAATAATACACAAGAAGTTCCGCCTTTGTTACTGGTTACCTAGCTATGTCAACACTGAGCTGGGAAATTTCTATCGTCTTCATATGAAGAAAAAGACTTAAATTACGGGTGTGACCAGCACTAAATATTTATTTTCTCAATGGTAATTGGCCAATTTTCGTACAAGTCCCAGTTTATtatgcaaataaaaaaacaaatccttCCATTttgtttgggatttttattttattgttttagatACAAAGTCAGAAACTATGCAGTGACCCGCATATTATTGTCTGACACATTGTCATGTATTTGTATCTGTTTCAGTCATAATGTTGGCTGTGGAGGGTCAGGGTACAGTAGATGAACAGCTGTGGGGGGGAAGGGCATGGAGGTGTTGGGGTACAGTAaattaatagctgtggggggaagGGAGTGTAGGGGTTGGGGTACAGTGGACAGCTGTGGGCggaaggggagagaggggttgGGGTGCAATAGATGAATGGCTTTCGAGGGAAGGTGATGGAGGGTTCAGGGTACAGTAGGTGGACAGCTGTGGAGGGAAAGGGATGAAGAAGTTAGGGTACAATAGATTGAGGGCTGTGGAGGGAAAGGTGATGGAGAGGCTGGGGTGCAGTAGATGGAAGTCTGTGGAGGAGAGGAGACAGGAGGGTTGGGGTACAGTAGATGGAAGTCTGTGGGGGAAGGGGACGGAAGGGTTGGGTGTAGTAGATGGAAGTCTGTGGAGGAAAGGGGGTGTGAGGGTTGGGGTATAGTAGATGGAAGTCTGGAGGGAAGGAGACAGGAGGGTTGGGgtgcagtaggtgaagtctgtggagggaaggggaaggCAGGGTTGGGGTGCAGTATGTGGAAGTCTGTGGTGGGAAGGAGACAGGAGGGTTGGGgtgcagtaggtgaagtctgtggagggaTGGGGACGGGAGGGTTGGGAGCAGTAGATGGAAGcctgtggagggaaggggacgggagggttggggtgcagtaggtgaagcctgtggagggaaggggacgggagggttggggtgcagtaggtgaagcctgtggagggaaggggacgggagggttggggtGCAGTAGATGGAAGCCTGTGGTgggaaggggacgggagggttggggtGCAGTAGGTGAAGCCTGTGGAGGGAAGGGATGGGAGGGTTGGGGTGCAGTAGGTGAAGcctgtggagggaaggggacgggagggttggggtgcagtaggtaaagtctgtggagggaaggggacgggagAGTTGGGGTGCAGTAGGTGACGTCTGTGGAGGGAAGAGGATGGGAGGGTTGGGGTGCAGTAGGTGAAGTCCGTGGAGGGAAAGGGATGGGAGGATTGGGATGCAGTAGGTGAAGTCtggagggaaggggacgggagggttggggtgcagtaggtgaagtctggagggagggggacgggagggttggggtgcagtaggtgaagtctgtggagggaCGGGAGGATTGGGGTtcagtaggtgaagtctgtggacGGAAGGGGACAGGAGGGTTGGGgtgcagtaggtgaagtctgtggtGGGAAGGGGACAGGAGGGTTGGGgtgcagtaggtgaagtctgtggagggaaggggacgggagggttggggtgcagtaggtgaagtctgtggagAGAAGGGGACGGGAGAGTTGGGGTGCAGTAGGTGACGTCTGTGGAGGGAAGAGGATGGGAGGGTTGGGGTGCAGTAGGTGAAGTCCGTGGAGGGAAAGGGATGGGAGGATTGGGATGCAGTAGGTGAAGTCtggagggaaggggacgggagggttgggTTGCAGTGGGTGAAGtctggagggagggggaagggagggttggggtgcagtaggtgaagtctgtggagggaTGGGGACGGGAGGATTGGGGTTtagtaggtgaagtctgtggagggaCGGGAGGATTGGGGTtcagtaggtgaagtctgtggacggaaggggacgggagggttggggtgcagtaggtgaagtctgtggtgggaaggggacgggagggttggggtgcagtaggtgaagtctgtggagggaaggggacgggaggATTGGGGTGCAGTAGATGgaagtctgtggagggaaggggatggGTGGGTTGGGGTGTACTAGGTAAAGTCTGTGTAGGGAAGGGGACAGGAGGCTTGGGGTTCAGTAGAtgaagtctgtggagggaaggggacgggaggATTGGGGTCtagtaggtgaagtctgtggagggaaggggtTGGGAGGATTTGGGTTCGGTAGATTAAGTCTGTGGAAggaaggggacgggagggttggggtgcagtaggtgaagtctgtggagggaaggggacgggagggttggggtgcagtaggtgaagtctgtggagggaaggggacagGAGGATTGGGgtgcagtaggtgaagtctgtggagggaaggggacggCAGGATT
It encodes the following:
- the MVD gene encoding diphosphomevalonate decarboxylase; translation: MRKVTCTAPVNIAVIKYWGKRNEELILPINSSLSVTLHQDQLKTTTSIAASREFTEDRIWLNGKEDDINHPRLQSCLREIRRLARKRRNSGSEDGISRILNDKVHICSINNFPTAAGLASSAAGYACLVYSLAKLYGVEGELSEIARQGSGSACRSMYGGFVQWLMGEREDGKDSLAQQVEVETHWPELRILILVASAEKKHVGSTAGMQTSVETSPLLKFRAASVVSGRMAEMIESIRKKDFESFGQLTMKDSNQFHATCLDTFPPIFYLNQVSQQIISLVHRYNTHYGQTKVAYSFDAGPNAVIFMLEPTVNEFVEVVKRSFPPASNGDLFIKGLPVSPAPLSQELTSAIEGDMCPGGVRYVIVTRPGPGPVQSQDPSLDLLGADGLPKPST